The Prosthecobacter algae genome has a segment encoding these proteins:
- the glgX gene encoding glycogen debranching protein GlgX, whose amino-acid sequence MPSDPAIPVPNRPGVTLSPEGATFCVFSRHATVVDLCLYDPANPSVETARVRMRRGECDLWTAQVPGIKPGQLYGYRAHGPWMPDRALRFNANKLLLDPYALAIVGQPDGCTSMLGHKGPSVFPGAHDNGPEALKSAVVDTAFDWQGDRSPRLPWQETVLYELHVKGFTQKHPEVPKKLRGTYAGLGHPAVIAYLKDLGVTSLQLLPVHQHLDDQFLLEKGLTNYWGYNTIGFFAPHNEYASSPDPQEQVREFKEMVRALHAAGLEVILDVVYNHTAEGDERGPTLMFRGLDDRMFYRHTFDEHGANYINITGCGNAVDSATPPALRLILDSLRYWVTEMHVDGFRFDLAVTVARDQHDNFDANGQFLAAVAQDPVLSQVKLIAEPWDIFRMDSYQVGGFPEPWRELNGKYRDAVRKFWAGDEGSTAEFAKRLCGSQDVFGWNQRPALSSINFLTSHDGFTLLDLVSYASKHNEANGEQNRDGDNANHSVSCGVEGPTKDAAVLKLRARLRRSLLATLMTSIGVPFLNAGDERGRTQKGNNNAYCQDNDLSWMDWAFCDEEMLDFTKQMIALRKRLSSLRRTQYFDGMVNPATGLADVTWLEGDASLLCHEEWHDPKRVFFGALLDGAPPLLLLFNRGELPQNFLLPGSGETVWSVVFDTSLVPGFVEPDSRLIEGGVSFHIKASTLVCLQLNEGPALEGAHC is encoded by the coding sequence ATGCCCTCTGACCCGGCCATCCCTGTGCCCAACCGTCCCGGTGTCACCCTCTCGCCGGAGGGCGCGACCTTCTGTGTCTTTTCTCGGCATGCGACGGTGGTGGATCTCTGCCTGTATGACCCTGCCAATCCTTCCGTGGAAACCGCGCGTGTCAGAATGCGGCGTGGTGAGTGTGATTTGTGGACGGCCCAAGTTCCGGGAATCAAGCCGGGGCAGCTTTACGGCTACCGGGCTCATGGTCCCTGGATGCCAGACCGGGCGCTGAGATTCAACGCCAACAAATTGCTACTGGATCCGTATGCCCTCGCCATTGTCGGCCAGCCCGATGGATGCACGAGCATGCTCGGCCATAAAGGGCCATCGGTTTTCCCCGGAGCCCATGACAATGGCCCCGAGGCCCTGAAATCGGCCGTGGTGGACACCGCCTTTGATTGGCAGGGGGATCGTTCTCCGCGCCTGCCCTGGCAGGAGACGGTGCTTTATGAATTGCACGTCAAGGGCTTTACCCAGAAGCACCCGGAGGTGCCGAAAAAGCTGCGGGGCACCTATGCGGGGCTAGGGCATCCCGCCGTGATCGCTTACCTCAAGGATTTGGGCGTCACGAGCCTGCAACTGCTACCAGTCCACCAGCATCTGGATGATCAGTTTTTGCTGGAAAAGGGCCTGACGAACTACTGGGGCTACAACACGATTGGCTTCTTTGCCCCCCACAACGAATACGCATCCAGCCCAGATCCGCAGGAGCAGGTGCGGGAGTTCAAGGAGATGGTGCGTGCTCTTCACGCGGCAGGGCTGGAAGTCATCCTGGACGTAGTTTACAACCACACGGCGGAAGGGGACGAACGCGGCCCGACGTTGATGTTCCGTGGGCTGGATGACCGAATGTTCTATCGTCACACTTTTGATGAACATGGGGCGAACTACATCAACATTACCGGCTGCGGCAATGCGGTGGATTCGGCCACCCCGCCCGCCCTTCGTCTCATCCTGGACAGTCTCCGCTACTGGGTCACAGAGATGCACGTGGACGGGTTCCGTTTTGATCTGGCCGTGACGGTGGCGCGGGATCAGCATGATAACTTTGACGCCAACGGACAGTTCCTGGCTGCGGTGGCGCAGGATCCTGTGCTCTCGCAGGTGAAGCTCATTGCGGAGCCGTGGGACATCTTCCGCATGGACAGCTATCAGGTGGGTGGTTTCCCAGAGCCATGGCGTGAGCTGAATGGCAAGTATCGCGATGCTGTCCGGAAGTTTTGGGCCGGGGATGAAGGCTCCACGGCGGAATTTGCCAAGCGCCTGTGCGGCAGCCAAGATGTCTTCGGCTGGAATCAGCGTCCGGCACTCAGCAGCATTAATTTTCTGACCAGCCACGACGGCTTTACCCTGCTGGATCTCGTGAGCTATGCGAGCAAGCACAATGAAGCGAACGGGGAGCAAAATCGCGATGGTGACAATGCCAATCACAGTGTGAGCTGCGGGGTGGAAGGGCCGACCAAAGACGCTGCTGTGCTGAAGCTTCGGGCGCGTCTCCGGCGCAGCCTGCTGGCAACGTTGATGACCTCCATCGGGGTGCCTTTCCTCAATGCCGGGGATGAGCGGGGGCGCACCCAGAAAGGGAATAACAATGCCTACTGCCAGGACAATGACCTGAGCTGGATGGACTGGGCCTTTTGTGATGAAGAGATGCTGGACTTCACCAAGCAGATGATCGCCCTGAGAAAGCGGCTGTCCAGCCTGCGACGGACTCAGTATTTTGATGGGATGGTGAATCCTGCCACTGGCTTGGCGGATGTGACCTGGCTGGAGGGAGATGCCAGCCTGCTCTGCCACGAAGAGTGGCATGATCCCAAGCGCGTCTTCTTCGGGGCCTTGCTGGATGGTGCCCCCCCGCTGCTGCTGCTGTTTAACCGCGGGGAACTGCCTCAAAATTTCCTTCTCCCAGGCAGTGGGGAGACGGTTTGGAGCGTGGTTTTTGACACCAGTCTGGTGCCCGGATTTGTCGAGCCTGATTCCAGACTGATCGAAGGTGGGGTGTCTTTCCACATCAAGGCCAGCACCCTGGTCTGCCTTCAGCTCAATGAAGGGCCTGCCCTGGAGGGTGCCCATTGTTGA
- the tal gene encoding transaldolase — translation MNQLDQLKQHTIVVADTGDFEAMKAYKPQDATTNPSLILQASQKAEYKSLVDQAIAEYKGSSLTGSAKVEAIMDRILILFGVEILKIVPGRVSTEVDARLSFDTQGNVDKARQLISMYEKEGIARERVLIKIASTWEGIKAAEILQKEGINCNLTLLFSLAQAVACAEGGIKLISPFVGRILDWHKKSTGKDYAPAEDPGVESVTQIYNYYKHFGHKTEVMGASFRNKGEITELAGCDLLTISPGLLGELQASEEPLTAKLNVENAKSLKIERIGSDEKTFRWLFNEDAMATEKTAEGIRNFGKDIVKLEKLIEAGL, via the coding sequence ATGAACCAGCTCGACCAGCTCAAGCAGCACACCATCGTCGTCGCCGACACGGGTGACTTCGAGGCCATGAAGGCCTACAAGCCCCAGGACGCCACCACCAATCCGTCCCTCATCCTCCAGGCTTCCCAGAAAGCCGAGTACAAGTCCCTCGTGGACCAGGCCATCGCCGAATATAAAGGCAGCTCCCTCACTGGCAGCGCCAAGGTTGAAGCCATCATGGACCGCATCCTGATCCTTTTCGGTGTGGAGATCCTGAAGATCGTTCCAGGCCGTGTTTCCACCGAAGTGGACGCCCGTCTGTCCTTCGACACCCAGGGCAACGTGGACAAGGCCCGCCAGCTCATTAGCATGTATGAGAAGGAAGGTATCGCCCGTGAGCGCGTGTTGATCAAAATCGCCTCCACCTGGGAAGGCATCAAGGCCGCCGAGATCCTTCAGAAAGAAGGCATCAACTGCAACCTGACCCTTCTGTTCAGCCTCGCCCAGGCCGTCGCCTGCGCTGAAGGCGGCATCAAGCTCATCTCCCCTTTCGTCGGCCGCATCCTCGACTGGCACAAGAAAAGCACCGGCAAAGACTACGCCCCAGCAGAAGATCCTGGCGTGGAGTCCGTGACCCAGATCTACAACTACTACAAGCATTTCGGCCACAAGACCGAAGTCATGGGTGCCAGCTTCCGCAACAAAGGTGAAATCACCGAGCTCGCCGGTTGTGACCTCCTCACCATCAGCCCCGGCCTCCTGGGCGAGTTGCAGGCTTCCGAAGAACCCCTCACCGCCAAGCTCAACGTCGAGAACGCCAAATCCCTCAAGATCGAGCGCATCGGCAGCGACGAGAAGACCTTCCGCTGGCTCTTCAACGAAGACGCGATGGCCACCGAGAAGACCGCCGAAGGCATCCGCAACTTCGGCAAGGACATCGTCAAGCTCGAGAAGCTGATCGAAGCCGGTCTGTAA
- the ispG gene encoding (E)-4-hydroxy-3-methylbut-2-enyl-diphosphate synthase: MTATSLLRYCPDLYHYQRRETRLVTVGNVGIGGGNPIRVQSMLTSDTRDAEACIQQALELAAVGCEIVRVTAQTRVIAENLQHIRDGLRAAGCDVPLVADIHFKPDAAMEAVKWVEKVRVNPGNYADKKKFAVKEYTDEQYAEEVAYMEAQFVPLVEECKRLGRAMRIGTNHGSLSDRIMNRHGDTPHGMVESALEFARIARAHDFHNFLFSMKASNPKVMIEAYRLLVAHLNDLGSDWNYPIHLGVTEAGDGEDGRIKSAIGIGSLMSDGIGDTIRVSLTEDAIHEIPVAKALVKSVVEGVRTGHCGSTSSSLPVSYDSFVYSRRGTDRLLVQGVDIGGGATVAVFTTRRKWDAVSHKLDKLGDFKPEVVLEDSGVIAIDPREDSALHDLNAAVGPLLVTVADGLDLAPIHAFRLLAAKLDARHSILLKDTLLGEAAADPKGDFTTNLLTAATNIGSLLCDGIGDAILVNGEEAPGQSLRLSYNILQAAGVRIFKTDYVACPSCGRTLFNLQSTTQKIRASTGHLKGVRIAVMGCIVNGPGEMADADFGYVGGAPGKINLYVGKTAVKFNIPEEEAVERLVDLIKEHGRWFDAPLAA; encoded by the coding sequence ATGACTGCCACCAGCCTGCTCCGTTACTGCCCCGACCTCTATCATTATCAGCGCCGCGAAACGCGTCTGGTCACGGTGGGAAATGTAGGCATTGGCGGCGGCAACCCGATCCGGGTGCAGTCCATGCTGACAAGCGATACGCGCGATGCGGAGGCCTGCATCCAGCAGGCCCTGGAACTGGCGGCGGTGGGCTGCGAGATCGTGCGTGTCACGGCGCAGACCCGTGTCATTGCGGAAAACCTTCAGCACATTCGAGATGGCCTGCGTGCGGCTGGGTGCGATGTGCCCTTGGTGGCCGACATTCATTTCAAGCCCGATGCCGCCATGGAGGCTGTCAAATGGGTGGAAAAAGTGCGCGTCAATCCGGGCAACTACGCTGACAAAAAGAAATTCGCCGTGAAGGAATACACGGACGAACAATATGCCGAGGAAGTGGCCTACATGGAGGCGCAGTTCGTCCCTCTGGTGGAAGAGTGCAAACGGCTGGGCCGCGCCATGCGCATTGGCACCAATCATGGCAGCCTTAGCGACCGCATCATGAACCGCCATGGTGACACCCCGCATGGCATGGTGGAGAGCGCCCTGGAATTTGCCCGCATTGCCCGCGCCCACGATTTCCACAATTTCCTGTTCTCGATGAAGGCCAGCAATCCGAAGGTCATGATCGAGGCCTACCGCCTGCTGGTGGCCCATCTCAATGACCTGGGCAGCGACTGGAACTATCCCATCCACCTCGGTGTGACGGAAGCTGGCGATGGTGAAGATGGCCGCATCAAGAGCGCCATCGGCATCGGCTCTCTCATGTCCGATGGCATTGGCGATACCATCCGCGTCTCCCTGACTGAGGATGCCATCCATGAGATTCCCGTGGCAAAGGCTCTGGTGAAATCCGTCGTCGAAGGTGTGCGCACCGGCCACTGTGGCAGCACCAGCAGCAGCCTGCCTGTCAGTTACGATTCCTTTGTTTACAGCCGCCGTGGGACGGACCGCCTCTTGGTGCAGGGCGTGGACATCGGCGGTGGTGCTACCGTCGCCGTCTTCACCACCCGCCGGAAATGGGATGCCGTTTCTCACAAGCTAGACAAGCTGGGCGACTTCAAGCCAGAAGTGGTGCTGGAAGACAGCGGTGTCATCGCCATTGATCCTCGTGAAGACTCGGCCCTCCATGACCTCAATGCCGCTGTGGGTCCGCTGCTGGTGACCGTGGCGGACGGGTTGGATCTCGCCCCGATCCATGCCTTTCGTCTGCTGGCAGCCAAGCTGGATGCGCGCCATTCCATCTTGCTGAAAGATACTTTGTTAGGCGAGGCTGCGGCTGACCCGAAAGGCGATTTCACCACTAATCTTCTCACGGCAGCAACGAACATCGGTTCTTTGCTTTGCGACGGCATCGGCGATGCCATTCTGGTGAATGGGGAGGAAGCTCCCGGCCAGTCCCTGCGCCTGAGTTACAACATCCTGCAGGCGGCAGGCGTGCGAATTTTCAAGACGGACTATGTGGCCTGCCCGAGCTGCGGCCGCACCCTGTTCAACCTGCAGAGCACCACGCAGAAAATCCGTGCCTCCACCGGGCATCTCAAAGGCGTGCGCATCGCTGTCATGGGCTGCATTGTGAACGGCCCCGGAGAGATGGCTGATGCGGACTTTGGCTACGTGGGCGGTGCCCCTGGGAAGATCAACCTCTACGTTGGCAAAACGGCGGTGAAGTTTAACATCCCCGAAGAAGAGGCCGTCGAACGATTGGTGGACCTTATCAAGGAACACGGCCGTTGGTTTGATGCTCCGCTGGCCGCGTGA
- a CDS encoding molybdenum cofactor biosynthesis protein MoaE, translating into MPPFLLSADPIPDTTCPFGPGLGAEVRFLGVVRDLESDRHIAGIDYTAYLPMAERMLGELIEQGRAEHGPHEVFIQHRLGFVAAAAPSILIWVRTKHSAEAFDLCRWYLKEIKTRVPIWKRPVFEEG; encoded by the coding sequence ATGCCTCCGTTCCTCCTGTCTGCCGATCCCATCCCCGATACGACCTGCCCCTTTGGTCCGGGACTGGGTGCCGAGGTGCGTTTTTTGGGCGTGGTGCGGGATCTGGAGTCAGACCGCCACATTGCGGGCATCGACTACACGGCTTATCTGCCCATGGCGGAACGGATGCTTGGCGAATTGATCGAGCAGGGACGGGCGGAGCATGGGCCGCATGAGGTGTTCATCCAGCATCGTCTGGGTTTTGTGGCTGCTGCTGCGCCTTCCATCCTCATTTGGGTGCGCACCAAGCACAGCGCGGAGGCTTTTGATCTATGCCGCTGGTATCTGAAGGAAATCAAAACGCGTGTGCCCATCTGGAAAAGGCCTGTGTTTGAAGAAGGCTGA
- the rseP gene encoding RIP metalloprotease RseP, with protein MQWLSSLGTVGEVLRIIILIFEVLLVFNLMILVHEWGHFLAARWRGLKVEAFQIWFGKPLWKKTINGVQYGLGSIPAGGFVKLPQMAPMGAIEGESSSEEPLPPITPMDKIIVAFAGPLFSFGLACLFALLVSVLGKPQSEPFVTTTIGYVAKDSPAATAGLKPGDVIQTIDGQPIRRFEGFVDSVRWGVIASEGSEIQFQVDRPGEGVKTVAVAAKWPDPEKKPSSWWMSIFERPVLREVGIMGKETPMVGKVQANSPAADAGLQPNDELLSVDGQPLFSRIWFAEYLETKPGQPVQVIVRRKDKATMTSSELPVTLTPRVPDQRPPEYNRPMVGIEWHATGERKLAYPPVSEQVSDAARSMFSMIGKLVSGNSDISPAHMSGPVGIGRVYYNLLQDPAALLQILWFSVVLNINLAIMNMLPFPVLDGGHITMAIAEGLRRKPLHSRAIEWVQTACALMLFGFIFFVTFKDLGDIFIGGSKKKAPSIELKWLPEGQRPAAK; from the coding sequence ATGCAATGGCTTTCCTCTCTTGGCACCGTCGGTGAAGTGCTCCGCATCATCATCCTCATTTTTGAGGTGTTGCTGGTCTTCAATCTCATGATTCTCGTCCACGAGTGGGGGCATTTCCTCGCTGCCCGCTGGCGTGGGCTGAAGGTGGAGGCCTTTCAAATCTGGTTTGGCAAGCCGCTGTGGAAAAAGACCATCAATGGCGTACAATACGGCCTGGGAAGCATCCCAGCAGGTGGTTTTGTGAAGCTGCCGCAGATGGCCCCGATGGGGGCTATCGAAGGGGAATCTTCCTCCGAAGAGCCTCTGCCGCCGATCACGCCGATGGATAAGATCATCGTCGCCTTTGCCGGTCCTCTGTTCAGCTTTGGCCTGGCCTGTCTTTTCGCCCTGCTGGTGAGCGTGTTGGGTAAACCCCAGTCGGAACCCTTTGTGACGACCACCATCGGCTACGTGGCCAAAGACAGCCCGGCAGCTACGGCGGGCCTGAAACCGGGCGATGTGATCCAGACCATTGATGGCCAGCCCATCCGCCGGTTTGAAGGTTTTGTGGACAGCGTGCGCTGGGGCGTCATTGCCAGCGAAGGCAGCGAGATCCAGTTCCAGGTGGATCGCCCCGGTGAAGGGGTGAAAACCGTGGCCGTGGCGGCCAAGTGGCCGGACCCTGAGAAGAAACCCAGCTCCTGGTGGATGAGCATTTTCGAGCGGCCTGTCCTGCGCGAAGTCGGCATCATGGGCAAGGAAACGCCGATGGTGGGCAAAGTGCAGGCAAACAGTCCTGCCGCTGATGCAGGCCTACAGCCGAATGATGAGCTGCTGAGTGTGGACGGGCAGCCCCTTTTCAGCCGCATCTGGTTTGCCGAATACCTGGAAACCAAGCCTGGGCAGCCCGTGCAGGTGATCGTTCGCCGCAAGGACAAGGCCACCATGACAAGCAGCGAACTGCCTGTGACACTGACACCCCGCGTGCCAGATCAGCGGCCGCCGGAATACAATCGCCCGATGGTCGGCATCGAATGGCATGCCACAGGCGAGCGCAAGCTGGCCTATCCTCCCGTGTCTGAGCAGGTGTCCGATGCTGCACGCAGCATGTTCAGCATGATCGGCAAACTGGTCTCTGGAAATTCGGACATCAGCCCCGCGCACATGAGCGGTCCTGTGGGCATTGGCCGCGTGTACTACAACCTTCTTCAGGATCCGGCTGCCCTGCTGCAGATCCTCTGGTTCAGCGTGGTTCTGAACATCAACCTCGCCATCATGAACATGCTGCCTTTCCCGGTGCTGGACGGTGGCCACATCACCATGGCCATCGCCGAAGGCCTGCGTCGCAAGCCGTTGCACTCCCGGGCCATCGAGTGGGTGCAGACCGCCTGTGCCCTGATGCTGTTCGGTTTCATCTTCTTCGTCACCTTCAAGGATCTGGGCGACATCTTCATCGGCGGGAGCAAAAAGAAGGCCCCCTCCATCGAGCTGAAATGGCTGCCAGAGGGCCAGCGTCCGGCTGCTAAGTGA
- a CDS encoding DUF1549 and DUF1553 domain-containing protein: MTAFSSPLRWLSLLWLGSQMAHGETVPSFRNEVMPALSKAGCNLGTCHGNATGKGGFKLSLRGQDIDYDYAALTRDVSGRRVNAFSPDESLLLSKGTNKLAHEGGKRLDAKGWEYRILRDWIAGGMPGTGTDDLRVKKLEVSPLTLILEENQGQVQLTAKATFSDGSQRDVTSQAVYEPLQNGLVEVGHGGLVKRLEFGEPTVLVRFLDQSVPVRLTFLRASPGFVWAQPRRENYVDGHIFTKLKTLRINPSSVCSDDVFARRAYLDLLGMVPTAEEARAFATDKRPDKRARLVDKLLARQEFADFWALKWADVLKAEGRTLDDTGLKAFHGWIRDNIAQNRPVDVMVRELVASRGSTYQQAASNFYRANRTPSERAVAAAQVFLGTRLQCAECHNHPFDRWTQDDYYNWSAVFGQVDYKLIGDNKRRDTNDKHEFNGEQIVFLNPKLSVDNPRTGEKAKPRFLGADMPKLADKEDELQAASVWLTGPKNPLFAKSQVNRIWYHLMGRGLVDPVDDFRLTNPASHPQLLEDLSQDFVKSGFDLRHIIRTLMLSRTYQLDSQPNETNAADEINYSHNLPRRLSAEQLFDSLHLALRVRSSLDKTGKRAGQMAGPKGGRGSPDPMSPEAFLVQFGRPKRELSCECERAGDTNLGQIFQFISGPIVGRLISDKYNRLQSLAKNDDPAPVVRDLYWALLSRAPSADEAKIMESLIVSAKDRRAALEDIAWSLVNAKEFVLRR, encoded by the coding sequence ATGACCGCCTTTTCTTCTCCCCTGCGTTGGCTTTCCCTGCTGTGGCTAGGATCGCAGATGGCCCATGGGGAGACGGTACCCTCTTTTCGCAATGAGGTGATGCCCGCCCTTTCCAAGGCAGGCTGCAATCTGGGCACCTGCCATGGAAATGCTACGGGCAAAGGCGGCTTCAAGCTGTCGCTACGCGGGCAGGACATTGACTATGACTATGCGGCCCTGACGCGCGACGTCTCCGGTCGGCGGGTGAATGCTTTTTCCCCGGATGAAAGCCTGCTGCTGTCCAAGGGCACCAACAAGCTGGCTCATGAGGGCGGCAAACGGCTGGATGCCAAGGGCTGGGAATATCGGATACTCCGGGACTGGATTGCCGGCGGCATGCCCGGAACAGGCACTGACGATCTGCGGGTCAAAAAACTGGAGGTCAGTCCCCTAACACTCATTCTCGAGGAAAATCAGGGCCAGGTCCAACTCACAGCCAAGGCCACTTTTTCTGATGGCAGCCAGCGGGATGTCACTTCCCAGGCCGTCTATGAGCCTTTGCAAAACGGACTGGTGGAAGTCGGCCACGGCGGGCTGGTGAAGCGGCTGGAATTTGGTGAGCCCACGGTGCTTGTGCGGTTTTTGGACCAGAGTGTGCCTGTGCGTCTCACCTTTCTGCGGGCCAGCCCCGGTTTCGTCTGGGCCCAGCCGCGCCGGGAGAATTATGTAGATGGGCACATCTTCACCAAGCTGAAGACCCTGCGCATCAATCCCAGCAGCGTGTGCAGCGACGATGTCTTTGCTCGCCGCGCTTACCTGGACCTTCTGGGCATGGTGCCTACGGCCGAAGAAGCGCGCGCCTTTGCCACCGACAAACGTCCGGACAAGCGGGCGCGACTGGTGGACAAGCTTCTCGCTCGGCAGGAGTTTGCCGACTTCTGGGCCCTCAAGTGGGCCGATGTGCTGAAGGCCGAAGGCCGCACCCTGGATGACACGGGATTGAAAGCCTTTCATGGCTGGATCCGGGATAATATCGCGCAAAATCGCCCGGTGGACGTCATGGTGCGCGAGCTGGTGGCCTCCCGTGGCAGCACTTATCAGCAGGCCGCCTCGAACTTCTACCGTGCCAATCGCACCCCCTCCGAACGCGCCGTGGCAGCCGCCCAGGTCTTTCTGGGCACTCGCCTCCAGTGTGCGGAGTGCCACAACCACCCCTTCGACCGCTGGACCCAGGACGATTATTACAACTGGTCCGCCGTTTTCGGCCAGGTGGATTACAAGCTCATCGGGGATAACAAAAGGCGTGACACAAACGACAAGCATGAATTCAACGGCGAGCAGATCGTCTTTCTGAATCCGAAGCTGAGCGTGGACAACCCACGCACCGGAGAAAAGGCCAAACCTCGCTTCCTCGGGGCCGACATGCCGAAGCTGGCTGACAAGGAAGATGAACTGCAGGCCGCCTCCGTCTGGCTCACCGGGCCCAAGAATCCACTCTTTGCCAAGTCTCAGGTCAACCGCATCTGGTATCATCTCATGGGCCGTGGTCTGGTGGATCCGGTGGATGACTTTCGCCTTACCAATCCGGCCAGCCATCCACAGCTCCTCGAAGACCTGTCTCAGGATTTTGTGAAGAGCGGTTTTGACCTGCGCCACATCATCCGCACCCTTATGCTGAGCCGCACCTACCAGCTCGATAGCCAGCCTAACGAGACAAACGCGGCCGATGAGATCAATTACTCCCACAATCTGCCGCGACGCCTCAGTGCGGAACAGCTCTTTGATTCACTGCACCTCGCATTGCGTGTGCGGTCCTCCTTGGACAAAACTGGAAAACGCGCTGGGCAGATGGCCGGGCCAAAGGGGGGAAGAGGCAGCCCCGACCCAATGTCGCCCGAGGCCTTCCTGGTCCAATTTGGCCGTCCCAAGCGCGAACTGAGCTGTGAGTGTGAGCGCGCCGGGGATACCAATCTCGGCCAGATTTTTCAGTTTATCAGTGGCCCCATTGTCGGCAGGCTGATCAGCGACAAATACAACCGGCTACAATCGCTCGCCAAAAACGATGACCCTGCCCCGGTCGTACGGGATCTCTACTGGGCCCTGCTGAGTCGTGCCCCGAGTGCGGACGAGGCCAAAATCATGGAGTCTCTCATCGTCTCTGCCAAAGACAGGCGTGCAGCCCTGGAGGACATCGCCTGGTCCTTGGTCAATGCGAAGGAGTTCGTCTTGCGCAGATAA
- a CDS encoding globin → MKIHPGLEKTARLPICPPMDPVGNLYHDLGEERLRNLVTAFYRRVRVDDLIGPMYPPDDWDAAEKRLADFLIYRLGGPQTYLEERGHPRLRGRHMPFSIGLAERDRWLDLMGASMREVEIPLDHVPVLGAFFAQIADFMRNRPEGA, encoded by the coding sequence GTGAAAATCCATCCTGGGCTGGAAAAGACCGCGCGGCTGCCCATCTGTCCTCCCATGGATCCCGTGGGCAACCTCTATCATGACTTGGGCGAAGAGCGCCTGCGCAATCTCGTCACCGCTTTTTATCGCCGGGTGCGTGTGGACGACCTTATCGGCCCCATGTACCCGCCAGATGACTGGGATGCAGCTGAAAAGCGGCTGGCAGACTTCCTCATCTACCGTTTGGGTGGCCCTCAGACTTATTTGGAAGAGCGGGGCCACCCCCGTCTGCGAGGCCGCCACATGCCCTTCTCCATAGGCCTGGCCGAACGTGACCGCTGGCTTGACCTCATGGGTGCCTCCATGCGCGAAGTGGAAATCCCCCTGGACCATGTGCCTGTGCTGGGGGCTTTCTTTGCCCAAATCGCCGATTTCATGCGCAACCGCCCTGAGGGAGCGTAG
- a CDS encoding 2-hydroxyacid dehydrogenase, which produces MSLPPVLLLAPLPDFLLGPLREVAACHDYFHAPDKTALLAHMGKDIRGIAMAGGSVAPVELLEQLPNLEILSVFGVGYDGVPLPYCQQRGLQVTNTPDVLTDDVADTAVALVLMTSRRLGEAERFARAGHWTRGPFPLAYALRGKTAGIIGLGRIGKAIAHRLSAHGMEIAYHGRKPQAVDYRYCDSLSTLAKTSDFLIVACPGGTETRHLINAEVLAALGPSGTLINIARGSVVDEASLIEALDSGSLRSAGLDVFEHEPNIPEALLRHERAVLLPHLGSGTHETRVAMARLCVGNLAAHFAGQPLLTAVI; this is translated from the coding sequence ATGTCCCTCCCCCCTGTCCTGCTCCTCGCCCCGCTGCCCGATTTCCTCCTGGGACCGCTGCGGGAGGTGGCTGCCTGCCATGATTACTTCCATGCACCGGACAAGACGGCCCTGCTGGCCCACATGGGGAAAGACATTCGTGGCATCGCCATGGCTGGAGGCAGTGTGGCCCCGGTGGAACTTCTGGAGCAACTGCCCAATCTGGAAATCCTCAGCGTCTTTGGTGTGGGCTATGATGGCGTTCCGCTGCCCTACTGCCAGCAGCGTGGCCTGCAGGTGACCAACACCCCCGATGTACTGACCGATGACGTGGCCGACACGGCGGTGGCCCTGGTGCTGATGACGAGCCGCCGACTGGGTGAGGCGGAGCGCTTTGCCCGTGCCGGACATTGGACCAGAGGCCCCTTCCCCCTGGCCTATGCCTTGCGCGGCAAAACCGCTGGCATCATTGGACTCGGCAGGATTGGCAAAGCCATCGCCCATCGTCTGAGTGCCCATGGGATGGAGATCGCCTATCACGGGCGAAAACCACAGGCGGTGGACTACCGTTACTGCGACAGCCTCTCCACCCTGGCAAAAACCAGCGACTTCCTCATCGTTGCCTGCCCCGGTGGGACGGAAACCCGGCACCTCATCAATGCCGAAGTACTCGCCGCACTGGGCCCCAGCGGTACCCTCATCAACATTGCACGTGGCAGCGTCGTGGATGAGGCCTCCCTGATTGAGGCCCTGGATTCAGGCTCTCTACGCAGCGCCGGGCTGGATGTCTTCGAACACGAACCCAACATCCCGGAAGCCCTGCTTCGGCATGAGCGTGCCGTCCTTCTCCCGCATCTCGGCAGCGGCACCCATGAAACCCGCGTGGCCATGGCCCGCCTCTGTGTGGGTAATCTGGCGGCCCATTTCGCAGGCCAGCCGCTTTTGACAGCTGTGATCTAA